From the genome of Nitrososphaerales archaeon, one region includes:
- a CDS encoding ZIP family metal transporter, with protein MEFIYYGFIASLLAGLATGLGALPILFKSQFSDDLLDILLGFAAGIMLAATSFSLLVPAIELGGSGMAVVGLLTGALMLHFIDRFVPHFHPVAGKEGPPSRLSKIWLFIIAMSIHNFPEGLAVGVSFGSGDLASGLIMASAISIQNTPEGLAVALPLLREKYSKKRAIGYATLTGLVEPIGGVSGAILVSLIHYILPLGFAFAAGAMLFVVIDEMIPESHKKGFGREATFGLIIGFSIMMLLDSLFA; from the coding sequence ATGGAGTTTATTTACTATGGATTCATCGCAAGTCTATTAGCAGGCTTAGCTACGGGACTTGGTGCACTCCCAATACTCTTCAAGAGCCAATTTTCTGACGATCTTCTAGATATCTTACTCGGTTTTGCAGCGGGCATCATGCTAGCAGCAACCTCTTTTAGCCTTTTAGTCCCTGCGATCGAGTTAGGTGGATCAGGAATGGCAGTGGTTGGTCTTTTAACGGGTGCTTTGATGTTGCACTTTATCGATCGCTTCGTACCACATTTTCATCCCGTTGCAGGTAAAGAGGGTCCACCATCAAGACTCTCAAAGATCTGGCTTTTCATCATCGCCATGTCCATCCACAACTTCCCTGAAGGGTTGGCTGTAGGTGTGAGCTTCGGTTCGGGCGATTTGGCGAGTGGTTTGATTATGGCTAGCGCGATCAGTATTCAGAATACTCCAGAGGGTTTGGCTGTAGCTCTACCACTCCTAAGAGAGAAATATAGTAAGAAAAGAGCTATTGGTTATGCAACTTTAACGGGGCTCGTCGAACCCATCGGAGGAGTATCTGGTGCAATCCTGGTCTCTTTAATACATTATATACTACCTTTGGGATTTGCATTTGCAGCAGGAGCGATGCTATTCGTAGTAATAGATGAAATGATCCCTGAAAGTCACAAGAAGGGTTTTGGTAGAGAAGCTACCTTTGGGTTGATAATCGGCTTCTCGATCATGATGCTTCTAGATAGCTTATTCGCATAA